The nucleotide sequence CGATTGGCGATCTCATAGGAGAGCAGCTGAGCCGGAATGGTATAGAGCAGGGGATTAAGTTCTTCGTGAACCTTAGGCAGATAAAGGATATCATCGGTCAATTCAGCAAGATGCTTATCACCCACTGTGCCGATCAGCAGGAGTCTCCCCTGGCGGGCCCGAATTTCTTCCACATTGGAGATGGTTTTCTGATACACCGAGTCCTGCGGCACCAGAGCCATCACCGGCATGTCCTTATCGATCAAAGCGATAGGCCCATGTTTCAGTTCACCAGCAGCATAGCCTTCTGCATGAATATAAGAGATCTCCTTCAACTTGAGGGCACCTTCCAGGGCGATAGGGAAATTCAGGCCCCGACCAATAAAAAGAAAATCCTTTGCATCATAATAGCCTTCAATCATCTCCCGAATCTGCTCCTGCATGACCGGCAGGGTTGCGTCAATCACGGCAGCAATATCAACGAGCGCTGCTCCCAGCTCTTTGAGCGTGTCCCGGTCAATGGTCTGCCGCACCTGGCCAAGGTACAGGGTAAACAGGAAAAGGGCCGAGAGCTGACAGGTAAAGGCCTTGGTGGAGGCCACCCCGATTTCGGGGCCAGCATGGGTGTAGATCACACCATCTGCCTCCCTGGTCATGGTGGAGCCGACCACATTACAGATAGTCACCACCCTGGAACCCAGTGAGGCTGCCAAACGGATACCTGCCAGGGTGTCTGCGGTTTCTCCGGATTGGGAGATGGAGACAGTCAGGACCCGCTCATTAAGCAAGAGTCGGCGATAACGAAACTCCGAGGCAATGTCCACATCCACCGGAATACCAGCCCATTTTTCAATCCAATACTTAGCGACCAAGGCAGCGTGCCAGGAGGTTCCACAGGCCACCAAGGCAATGCGCTCAATACCCCGCAGTTCCTCATCAGAAAGGCCGATCTCGGGCAGGTCAATTTCTCCTGTATCCGGGACAATCCTACCGCTCACCGTGTTGAGCACAGCCTGAGGTTGTTCATAGATCTCTTTGAGCATGAAATGCTTATAGCCTGCCTTCTCGGCCATAGCAGCATTCCAGTTAATCGTCTTGACCTCTTTGGAAATTTCCTGCCCGCTTTCAATCCCCATGATAGTATAGGAGCCTTTTGCAAGCACGGCCAATTCATGGTCATCAAGAAAGATAACCTCCTTAGTATAGGGAAGCAGGGCCGGGATATCCGAGGCCAGATAGCAGGCATCGGCATCCACGCCCATGACCAAGGGGCTCTGGTTACGGGCAGCAACGAGTCTGCCCGGGTCCTGCAACCACATCACACCCAAGGCATAAGAGCCGTCAACCCGGGCTAAGGCTGTGCGCACAGCAGTCACCAAATCGTCTTCAAGGTATTTTTCAATCAAATGAGCCAGGACCTCGGTATCGGTGTCTGAGGAGAAGCGATGCCCATCTGCGAGGAGTTCCTGCTTGAGCTGACCGTAATTCTCAATAATCCCATTATGCACCACCACCAGTTCACCTGTACAGTCAGAATGGGGATGGGCATTATCCTCTGTCGGTGCTCCGTGGGTGGCCCAGCGGGTGTGCCCCAGACCGGTATGAGCGTCTGCCCCGATATACTCATCAACCGCCCCTTCCAGATTGATCAGTTTCCCGGCAGCCCGAAATTTCACTAATGCATTCTGATATTGATAAACGAGACCGGCTGAATCGTATCCTCGATACTCCAAACGGCGTAACCCTTCCAGCAATACCGGTATGACCTTTCGATTCCCGGTATAACCGACTATTCCACACATGGCGACTCCAAGAGAATTATGATGATTAACGAAATACAAAAAAATACGCTGATAGTTTTCAAGCTGTTCCTCTGCTCAAAATATCCCGAAAAAACGAAACACGTCGAACAAAGATAAAAAAAGATATCATATCGATTCGATAAAGGACACAGAAAAAACACCTTCCAATAATCGGGAAAATATTTACAGGCCGCGGCAAAGGCAGTATCTTGTTCTGGTGGAAAAATGCATCCCTCTAAGGTTGGATTGAGTATTCTGTCGCAGGAGTTTCTGTGCAGGAAACGACACATGACGTTGCCCTCTTGCTCTTGGATGACCCAACCTCTTAAACTCGCCCTGTACTAATCAAGCAAAAATATGGGCGACAGCATAACATATGAATGATGATGAGTACTCAGGATAAGAAAAAAACAGGCTGTGGCACCACCAACAACATACGGAAAAAGGCAGGTGTTGTTACCTATAGGTATAGCGAGAATAATCAGGAGCCCTTGGTACTCCTGGTCTCGGCCCGCAAGGTCAAAGGGTCGTGGGTCTTTCCTGTTGGTGGAATTGATCCTGGAGAAACTCCAGAAATCGCAGCTGCCCGGGAATGTGAAGAGGAGTCCGGCTACTGTGTTGAGATTGGCAAGGAGCTGGCACCGATTGAATCATGCAATGGTCCCCAACCAGCCCTTTTCATCTTCTTTTTAGCCACAGTATCAGGGGAGAAGGAGTCCTGGGAGACCGACAGGACCAGGGAATGGGTTCCTCTTTCCCAAGCAAAAGACAGGCTGCCCTCCTTTTTTCATAGCGTGGCAGAGGAAGCTGCTCGCTACCTTACTGAGCAGCAAAAAAACTCCTAAGCAATTCTTAAAAAAAACACCCCCCTTTTTAGATGCTGCAGGACTGTAGGGCCGACCTGCTAACAAGGAAGACACCATTAAGGATATTATACAAATGAATACAGCGGATGAACGAAAGAGACTAAAAGAATTACTCCTTGAAAAATCATATCGCCAGGGTACTTTTACCCTGACCTCAGGAAAAACGTCAGATTTTTATATTGATGGCAAGCAAACTACCCTGGATGCTGAAGGTGGGTACCTCTGCGGCCGTCTCCTCTTTGAACTGATCAAAGAGGCTCCAGAAAAAATCGGGAGCGTTGGCGGTATGACCTTAGGTGCAGATCCTCTGGTGACCGCAGTCTCCGTTGTCAGCCATTTAGAAGGCAGCGCGATTCCTGCTTTTATAGTTCGCAAAGAGGCCAAGGGGCACGGTACAGGCAATTATATAGAAGGAAAGAACAATCTGGAACCTGGGAGCTCTGTCGCGCTGGTTGAGGATGTGGTAACTACGGGTGGAACCCTGATCAAGGTTATTGAACGGGTAGAAAATGAAGGCTTTACAGTTGGCCTTGTTGTGACGGTGGTTGATCGAGAGGAAGGCGGTGCGGAAGTACTTGCTCAGGCTGGCTACCCCTTAAAAGCCATTTTTACCCGAACAGAGCTTATGGGTTAAGCAACCAAGGAGCGCCTTTATGCAATGCAAAAAATGTAATGCTAAACTGGAAGTGAATCGGCAATGTCGTCGGGTCCGCCTGAAATGCCGAAACTGTCAACAGGAATACCAGATTCACGAGGTGGCAGCGGATCTGGATGCGGAAACCGAAAAACTGCTGGAGCAGTACACCTGCATTATCTACGACTGAGCTCAGCATAACCAGCCGTACGACCATCCTCTCTCGCTCTGTGTTGGGCGATGGATTTTTCCAACGCCCACAGAACTGGCCAAGGAGACATAGACCTCCTGTTTTTGCTCTCAGCTCCCTTTACGCAATGTTACAGGATTATCCAGACAGCTTTTCATATTAACGCTCAACAAAAAGCGCCTATGTTATCAAACATACGTCTTACGTTTTGCCGTAATTTATGCAGATACTTTCTCTAACGCGGGCTTTGCCCGCAACCCAATGACTGTAGAAGTAGAGCCGTTCCTCATGTAAAATGAAAGTATCCCAACAACTTTCCAGATACAAAAAGGAACGACTCATGAAAGCATTAATAGACAGGTTCTCCAGTTCAGTCAAGGGCGTACTCTCAGGATTTGATCGTATTGTTTTCAAAGGATGGCTTCTGCCCCTGATGTCCGCCTCCCAGGTAATGAGCTTTCTCAGTTTTAAAGGCGTACTCAACAAAGACTATAAAAACTGGATGATTGCCCAAACAAGAGAGATAGTCAACACTGCGGACCAATATGCCCGTGATAACTGTGGATCTCCCATTATCAAGATTCCGACATGGCGTATTCGAAAAGAAGAACTTGCCCATAAACGCCAACAGCAGGAACAGATTAAAACCGGACTGATCGGCGTCTGGTCCTGTATGGAAAGTGCCTCATCTTACCGGGCTGTGTATTGCAAACAGGCGGGTTTCCCGCAAATCAAAAATTATCAAACCCAATGTAAGCATCTGTATTTTTACTTTGATGACAGAGAGTTCGGTTTTATGAACATACGGTTGCAGACCTGGTTTCCCTACCATATCCAGATGTGCCTCAACGGTCGTGAATGGCTGCGCCGGGGACTTGAACAGGAAGGTATTGACTTTCATGTTCACGGAAACAAGTTTCTCCATATTGCCGATTACCAAAAAGCGCAACAACTGCTCGACCAACAGCTGAACATCCGTTTTACAGATATACTTGACGGCTTTACGCAACGAGTTTTTCCCGGAATGGAAGATATTCTCGGACCACATTTTTCGTATTATTGGACCTTATGGCAGAGCGAATGGGCCACGGATCTTATTTTCTACAACCCCGATTCCATAAAAGATCGTATGGATACTTTGTTGCGGCACGCCCATATAATCGGGACAAGCACTCGCGTCCTGCGTTATCTTGATCGACCTCTGACCAAAGCCGGTCGCCCTGATGGCCGTTCTCATGATACTGTTATGACTCGCCTCACGGATTTCAACGACGGTATGTGTATTCGCCACTGGAATGATAAGAATTCTGTTAAATTGTACAATGAGCAGAATAATGTCCGAGTGGAAACAACCATCAATGATCCCAGAAAATTTAAAGTATTTCGCCACAAACAGGGTCAGGATGAAAACGAACCGAAGCAACGATTGCCCATGCGCAAAGGCGTAATGGATATACCGTTGCGGGCATCGGTTTCTCAGGATGTCAACAATCGCTTTATGGAGGATCTTGCGACGCTGGAGGAGAAGACTCCGATTCGTTCGTTTCTTGACGATTTGACTGTTCATATAACGAAAAACGGTCGTCGTTTTCGTGGCCTTGATCCGGTCGGTAAGGACCAGGAGCTACTTCTTGCTTTGTCCGATCCCGCATACATGGTTTCCGGTCTAACCAACAAAATGCTTCGGGAGCGGTTGTCGAGTACTCCTTTTGGCTCCAGTCGCACGGACAAACAGTTATCAGCCAAAATAAGTCGTCACCTTCGACTGTTGAGGAGTCACGGAATTATCCGAAAACTTCCCCGGCAGAATAGATATCAGGTGACCACCAGGGGGATGCGGTTGACCAATGCCCTGAATGCGTTGTTAGCGGCATCCATTGAAAATCTTTTAAAAATCGCCGCTTGATTTTCTTGTTTTTTATAGCAGGAGTTGAGGGGTAAGGCACTAATAACTTTCGGCTCAATTTTACAGGTAAAAAAGCCTGTTGAAGGGTAAAAGTTATTATCAAAACTTAGAGGTTGCTGTACTAGTACAGCCGGGCGCAAATTACCCTATTCTTTTTGGAGCCGCTTTTTCACTTTTTATAAAGCATTCTGCGCTAAAAAGTAGCGTGAGACTGCCGCACTGTACCAGCCTTTCGGCTGGCAACAAGGGAGCAGAGAACCTTCCTGCTCCCTTTCTCTCGCTATAACCGTCCTTAGATAATTGGTTTCATCGCGCCCATATAGGAACGCAGTTCTTCACCGATGATCTCCACCCCGGTGTAGCGGATGGCCTCATTGACCTCAATCAGCTCCACATTGCTGACCCCATTATCCTTCACATCCAAGCCCTTGCCGATGACATCGCTGTTCACGGTCTTCATGAAATCCTGCAGCAGGGGATAGGCGGCGTGATTGAACAGGTAACAACCGTATTCCGCCGTATCCGAGATAACCACGTTCATCTCATAGAGCTTCTTACGGGTGATCAGGTTGGCAATCAGCGGCAGCTCATGCAGGGACTCGTAATAGGCTGACTCCTCCTTGATACCTGCTGAAACCATCGTATCAAAGGCCAGTTCAACGCCCGCCTTGACCATGGCCACCATCAGGATCCCCTTGTCAAAGTACTCCTGTTCAGTAATCTCTACATCCGCAGCATCAATCTTCTCGAACTCGGTTTCACCGGTCTCCTTCCGCCAATTCAGCAGGTCCGCATCATCCTTGGCCCAGTCTGCCATCATGGTCTTGGAAAAATGCCCGGACATGATATCGTCCATATGCTTATGAAAGAGTGGCGCCATAACCTGGGTCAACTCTTCCGCCAGCTCGTTGGCACGAATCTTAGCCGGATTAGAGAGCCGATCCATCATATTGGTGATACCGCCGTGTTTGAGGGCCTCGGTAATGGTTTCCCAGCCGTTCTGGATGAATTTCACGGCGTAGGCTGCATCAATACCCTGCTCAACCATCTTTTCAAAGCACAGCAACGAGCCGGTCTGCAGCATACCGCAGAGGATGGTCTGCTCACCCATCAAGTCGGACTTGACCTCAGCAACAAAGGAGGACTCCAGGCAGCCTGCCCGATCTCCGCCAGTACCGCAGGCATAGGCCTTGGCAATATCCCAGCCAATGCCCTGGGGATCGTTCTCGCGATGGACGGCCAGCAGGGTCGGGACCCCAAAACCGCGCTTGTACTCTTCACGGACCTCGGTTCCAGGAGATTTCGGAGCCACCATAACAACCGTGATATCCTCGCGGATCTGCATACCTTCCTCAACAATATTAAAACCGTGAGAATAGGACAGGCAAGCCCCCTTCTTCATAAAGGGCATAACCGCTTCAATAACCTTGGAGTGCTGCTTATCCGGGGTCAGGTTGATGACCAAGTCCGCATCCGGGAGCATCTCTTCGTAGCTGCCTACCTTGAAATCATTCTCTGTGGCATTCTTCCAGGACTGACGCTTCTCTTGAATTGCCGCTTCACGCAGGGTATAGGCGACATCCAGACCAGAGTCACGCAGGTTCAGGCCCTGGTTCAAGCCTTGGGCTCCACAACCGACAATAACAATCTTCTTACCTTTCAGGGCTTCCACCCCATTAAATTCCGAGGCGTCCATGAAACGACATTGGCCCAGTTCTTCCAGCTGAAGCCGCAAGGGCAGGGTATTAAAATAATTTGCCATCAGTCATTCTCCTTGTGTTGATACATTCTTTGGTCAGTTCTTTCTCAGCTGCAACGTAGCGATAAAAAAAACTTGTGCGGTCAATTTGATATCAAAACGTATCTTACCATGTAATAGCGTTGCGTAAAGTGATTTATTTGGGATATATTATTGTGAATAACACAACACTACCTGAACACTATCCCCCTTTGACCTTATGGATATCCAGACCCTCCGCCTGTTCACCCACCTTGCCAAGGGGCTCCACTTTGGGCGCACCAGCCGGGCCTGTAACATTTCCCCGTCTGCCCTTACAAGGACAATCCAACGCCTGGAAGCAGAGCTGGGAGAACAGCTTTTTTTTCGTGATAATCGTTCTGTTTCCCTGACTCAGGCAGGAGAATATTTCCGTGCATATGCAGAAGATGTGCTTCAGCGGCGAGAACAACTCCAGCTTCAATTTGCCAGCAATCGGGAGCTCAAGGGCTCTGTCTCGTT is from Candidatus Electrothrix sp. GW3-4 and encodes:
- the ilvC gene encoding ketol-acid reductoisomerase, coding for MANYFNTLPLRLQLEELGQCRFMDASEFNGVEALKGKKIVIVGCGAQGLNQGLNLRDSGLDVAYTLREAAIQEKRQSWKNATENDFKVGSYEEMLPDADLVINLTPDKQHSKVIEAVMPFMKKGACLSYSHGFNIVEEGMQIREDITVVMVAPKSPGTEVREEYKRGFGVPTLLAVHRENDPQGIGWDIAKAYACGTGGDRAGCLESSFVAEVKSDLMGEQTILCGMLQTGSLLCFEKMVEQGIDAAYAVKFIQNGWETITEALKHGGITNMMDRLSNPAKIRANELAEELTQVMAPLFHKHMDDIMSGHFSKTMMADWAKDDADLLNWRKETGETEFEKIDAADVEITEQEYFDKGILMVAMVKAGVELAFDTMVSAGIKEESAYYESLHELPLIANLITRKKLYEMNVVISDTAEYGCYLFNHAAYPLLQDFMKTVNSDVIGKGLDVKDNGVSNVELIEVNEAIRYTGVEIIGEELRSYMGAMKPII
- a CDS encoding dual CXXC motif small (seleno)protein, which encodes MQCKKCNAKLEVNRQCRRVRLKCRNCQQEYQIHEVAADLDAETEKLLEQYTCIIYD
- the pyrE gene encoding orotate phosphoribosyltransferase, which encodes MNTADERKRLKELLLEKSYRQGTFTLTSGKTSDFYIDGKQTTLDAEGGYLCGRLLFELIKEAPEKIGSVGGMTLGADPLVTAVSVVSHLEGSAIPAFIVRKEAKGHGTGNYIEGKNNLEPGSSVALVEDVVTTGGTLIKVIERVENEGFTVGLVVTVVDREEGGAEVLAQAGYPLKAIFTRTELMG
- a CDS encoding NUDIX domain-containing protein, whose protein sequence is MMMSTQDKKKTGCGTTNNIRKKAGVVTYRYSENNQEPLVLLVSARKVKGSWVFPVGGIDPGETPEIAAARECEEESGYCVEIGKELAPIESCNGPQPALFIFFLATVSGEKESWETDRTREWVPLSQAKDRLPSFFHSVAEEAARYLTEQQKNS
- the glmS gene encoding glutamine--fructose-6-phosphate transaminase (isomerizing) yields the protein MCGIVGYTGNRKVIPVLLEGLRRLEYRGYDSAGLVYQYQNALVKFRAAGKLINLEGAVDEYIGADAHTGLGHTRWATHGAPTEDNAHPHSDCTGELVVVHNGIIENYGQLKQELLADGHRFSSDTDTEVLAHLIEKYLEDDLVTAVRTALARVDGSYALGVMWLQDPGRLVAARNQSPLVMGVDADACYLASDIPALLPYTKEVIFLDDHELAVLAKGSYTIMGIESGQEISKEVKTINWNAAMAEKAGYKHFMLKEIYEQPQAVLNTVSGRIVPDTGEIDLPEIGLSDEELRGIERIALVACGTSWHAALVAKYWIEKWAGIPVDVDIASEFRYRRLLLNERVLTVSISQSGETADTLAGIRLAASLGSRVVTICNVVGSTMTREADGVIYTHAGPEIGVASTKAFTCQLSALFLFTLYLGQVRQTIDRDTLKELGAALVDIAAVIDATLPVMQEQIREMIEGYYDAKDFLFIGRGLNFPIALEGALKLKEISYIHAEGYAAGELKHGPIALIDKDMPVMALVPQDSVYQKTISNVEEIRARQGRLLLIGTVGDKHLAELTDDILYLPKVHEELNPLLYTIPAQLLSYEIANRRGCDVDQPRNLAKSVTVE